In Pseudoduganella albidiflava, a single window of DNA contains:
- a CDS encoding glucokinase: MRQVEVEQKLGRAAFADGPRLLADIGATHARFALQTAPGEYQAVRVLQCDDYTGIVPLLRSYLADHPGINLNHGALALANPVHGDYIRMTNRDWQFSTDEVRRELGLHTLLVVNDFTALAMAIPGLKPTDLMQVGGGAPAANSVIGVLGPGTGLGCSGVIPTVDGFVTLGSEGGHNNFAPADEREYAILQYAWQTWSHVSNERLISGPGMEIIYRALARRNGLHVRDLTSQQIISGALKDKDALCIEVLECFSAMLGGAAANLAVTLGSFGGIFIGGGIVPRMGEWFRASPFRTRFEAKGRFSSYLAEIPTYVITTPNPAFYGVATILSEHLRGRSGANTLMERVQTLLRELTPAEQRVAQLVLEQPRLVLNEPIADIARLAEVSQPTVIRFCRSLGFTGLADFKLKFASSLTGAIPVRHSQVRNSDSTHDLSAKVVDNTVSAILKFRDQLDVRAIDRAIALVAKAKKVEFYAMGNSRVVGLDGQHKFFRFRIPTASYGDSHLLSLAAELLQPGDVVIAISNSGRLPELLDAVDTARAAGADVIAITTSQSPLAKKASVCLAVDHSEDSTTFLSMISRILQLLLIDILTVGISLDSQNKALVLEGKGAANGSRLLISHLDS; the protein is encoded by the coding sequence ATGAGACAAGTGGAAGTGGAACAGAAACTGGGACGTGCCGCGTTCGCCGACGGCCCGCGGCTGCTGGCCGACATCGGCGCCACGCATGCGCGCTTCGCGCTGCAGACGGCACCGGGCGAATACCAGGCGGTGCGGGTGCTGCAGTGCGACGACTACACCGGCATCGTTCCGCTGCTGCGCAGCTATCTCGCCGACCATCCCGGCATCAACCTGAACCACGGCGCGCTGGCGCTGGCCAATCCGGTGCACGGCGACTATATCCGGATGACGAACCGCGACTGGCAGTTCTCCACCGACGAAGTGCGCCGCGAACTGGGGCTGCACACGCTGCTGGTGGTGAACGACTTCACCGCGCTGGCGATGGCCATTCCGGGCCTGAAGCCGACCGACCTGATGCAGGTGGGCGGCGGCGCGCCGGCGGCCAACTCCGTCATCGGCGTGCTCGGTCCGGGCACGGGCCTGGGCTGCTCGGGCGTGATTCCCACGGTCGACGGCTTCGTCACACTCGGTTCCGAAGGTGGCCACAACAACTTCGCGCCGGCCGACGAACGCGAATACGCGATCCTGCAATACGCGTGGCAGACCTGGTCGCACGTGTCGAACGAGCGCCTGATCTCCGGCCCGGGCATGGAAATCATCTACCGCGCGCTGGCCCGCCGCAACGGCCTGCACGTGCGCGACCTGACCTCGCAGCAGATCATTTCCGGCGCCCTGAAGGACAAGGATGCGCTGTGCATCGAAGTGCTCGAGTGCTTTTCCGCGATGCTGGGCGGCGCGGCCGCGAACCTGGCCGTCACGCTCGGTTCCTTCGGCGGCATCTTCATCGGCGGCGGCATCGTGCCGCGCATGGGAGAATGGTTCCGCGCTTCGCCGTTCCGCACCCGCTTCGAGGCCAAGGGCCGCTTCTCGTCCTACCTGGCGGAGATCCCCACCTACGTGATCACCACGCCGAACCCGGCGTTCTACGGCGTGGCCACGATCCTTTCCGAACACCTGCGCGGGCGCAGCGGCGCCAACACGCTGATGGAGCGCGTGCAGACGCTGCTGCGCGAGCTGACGCCGGCCGAGCAGCGCGTGGCGCAACTGGTGCTCGAACAGCCGCGCCTCGTGCTGAACGAACCCATCGCCGACATCGCGCGGCTGGCCGAAGTGTCGCAGCCGACCGTGATCCGCTTCTGCCGCTCGCTGGGCTTCACGGGCCTGGCCGACTTCAAGCTGAAGTTCGCCAGCAGCCTGACGGGCGCGATCCCGGTGCGCCACAGCCAGGTGCGCAACAGCGACAGCACGCACGACCTGTCGGCCAAGGTGGTCGACAACACCGTGTCGGCGATCCTGAAATTCCGCGACCAGCTCGACGTGCGCGCCATCGACCGCGCCATCGCGCTGGTGGCCAAGGCCAAGAAGGTGGAGTTCTACGCGATGGGCAATTCGCGCGTGGTGGGGCTGGACGGGCAGCACAAGTTCTTCCGCTTCCGCATTCCCACCGCGTCCTACGGCGACTCGCACCTGCTGTCGCTGGCGGCCGAGCTGCTGCAGCCGGGCGACGTGGTCATCGCCATCTCCAACTCCGGCCGGCTGCCGGAGCTGCTCGATGCCGTCGATACGGCGCGCGCGGCGGGTGCCGATGTCATCGCCATCACCACCAGCCAGTCGCCGCTGGCCAAGAAGGCCAGCGTGTGCCTGGCGGTCGACCACAGCGAGGACAGCACCACGTTCCTGTCGATGATTTCGCGCATCCTGCAGCTGCTGCTGATCGACATCCTCACCGTGGGCATTTCGCTCGACTCGCAGAACAAGGCGCTGGTGCTGGAAGGGAAGGGCGCCGCGAACGGTTCGCGCCTGCTGATCTCCCACCTGGACAGTTGA
- the groL gene encoding chaperonin GroEL (60 kDa chaperone family; promotes refolding of misfolded polypeptides especially under stressful conditions; forms two stacked rings of heptamers to form a barrel-shaped 14mer; ends can be capped by GroES; misfolded proteins enter the barrel where they are refolded when GroES binds) has protein sequence MAAKEVIFGDAARAKMVEGINILANAVKVTLGPKGRNVVLERSFGAPTVTKDGVSVAKEIELKDKLQNMGAQMVKEVASKTSDNAGDGTTTATVLAQAIVREGMKFVAAGMNPMDLKRGIDKAVAATVEELTKIAKPCTTSKEIAQVGAISANSDYSIGERIAEAMEKVGKEGVITVEDGKSLNDELDIVEGMQFDRGYLSPYFINNQEKQVAVLENPFVLLFDKKISNIRDLLPVLEQVAKAGRPLLIIAEDIEGEALATLVVNNIRGILKTCAVKAPGFGDRRKAMLEDIAVLTGGQVVAEEVGLTLEKVTLAELGQAKRIEVGKENTIVIDGAGEAAGIEGRVRQIRAQIEEATSDYDREKLQERVAKLAGGVAVIKVGAATEVEMKEKKARVEDALHATRAAVEEGIVPGGGVALLRARAALTVKGDNPDQEAGIKIVLRAMEEPLRMIVQNAGEESSVVVNAVLGGTGNYGYNAANGTYGDMVEMGVLDPAKVTRSALQNAASIAGLMLTTDCMVAEVVEDKPAGGMGGMGGMGGMGGMDGMM, from the coding sequence ATGGCAGCTAAAGAAGTGATTTTCGGCGACGCAGCGCGCGCCAAAATGGTTGAAGGCATCAACATCCTGGCCAACGCGGTCAAGGTCACCCTGGGCCCGAAAGGCCGCAACGTCGTGCTGGAGCGCTCGTTCGGCGCCCCGACCGTGACCAAGGACGGTGTCTCGGTCGCGAAAGAAATCGAACTGAAGGACAAGCTGCAGAACATGGGCGCGCAGATGGTGAAGGAAGTCGCATCGAAGACTTCCGACAACGCCGGCGACGGCACCACCACCGCGACCGTGCTGGCACAAGCCATCGTGCGCGAAGGCATGAAGTTCGTTGCCGCCGGCATGAACCCGATGGACCTGAAGCGCGGCATCGACAAGGCCGTCGCCGCCACCGTCGAAGAACTGACCAAGATCGCCAAGCCATGCACCACCTCGAAGGAAATCGCCCAGGTTGGCGCGATCTCCGCGAACTCCGACTACTCGATCGGCGAGCGCATCGCTGAAGCGATGGAAAAAGTGGGCAAGGAAGGCGTCATCACCGTGGAAGACGGCAAGTCGCTGAACGACGAGCTGGACATCGTGGAAGGCATGCAGTTCGACCGCGGCTACCTGTCCCCGTACTTCATCAACAACCAGGAAAAGCAGGTTGCTGTCCTGGAAAACCCGTTCGTCCTGCTGTTCGACAAGAAGATCTCGAACATCCGCGACCTGCTGCCGGTACTGGAGCAAGTGGCGAAAGCCGGCCGTCCGCTGCTGATCATCGCCGAAGACATCGAAGGCGAAGCGCTGGCGACCCTGGTGGTCAACAATATCCGCGGCATCCTGAAGACCTGCGCAGTGAAAGCTCCTGGCTTCGGCGACCGCCGCAAGGCCATGCTGGAAGACATCGCCGTGCTGACCGGCGGCCAGGTGGTTGCTGAAGAAGTCGGCCTGACGCTGGAAAAAGTGACGCTGGCAGAACTGGGCCAGGCCAAGCGCATCGAAGTGGGCAAGGAGAACACCATCGTCATCGACGGCGCCGGCGAAGCCGCGGGCATCGAAGGCCGTGTTCGCCAGATCCGCGCACAGATCGAAGAAGCGACCTCGGACTACGACCGTGAAAAACTGCAAGAGCGCGTGGCCAAGCTGGCCGGCGGTGTTGCCGTGATCAAGGTTGGCGCTGCCACCGAAGTCGAAATGAAGGAAAAGAAAGCCCGCGTGGAAGATGCACTGCACGCCACCCGCGCTGCCGTGGAAGAAGGCATCGTTCCTGGCGGTGGCGTGGCCCTGCTGCGTGCCCGCGCTGCGCTGACCGTGAAGGGCGACAACCCTGACCAGGAAGCCGGCATCAAGATCGTGCTGCGCGCGATGGAAGAGCCGCTGCGCATGATCGTGCAGAACGCCGGCGAAGAATCGTCGGTGGTGGTCAACGCTGTGCTGGGCGGCACCGGCAACTACGGCTACAACGCCGCCAACGGCACCTATGGCGACATGGTTGAAATGGGCGTGCTGGATCCGGCCAAGGTCACCCGTTCGGCACTGCAGAACGCCGCATCGATCGCCGGCCTGATGCTGACGACCGACTGCATGGTGGCGGAAGTGGTGGAAGACAAGCCAGCCGGCGGCATGGGTGGCATGGGCGGCATGGGTGGCATGGGCGGCATGGACGGCATGATGTAA
- a CDS encoding MFS transporter gives MTTSPPPAGSLAPARERLVLWLLALTQFTVIMDFMVMMPLSPQLMAAFAISPAQFSGVVSAYAWCAGLSGLLAATYIDRFDRKRMLLTVFFLFNLSNLACAMAPNFHVLVLSRAFAGLTGGVLGAIGMAIIGDLIAPQRRGYATGIVMTSFSMAAILGVPLGVGLAARFGWQSPFYLLVAASMAIWCLAAFVLPPLTAHLDRHSAPARALPELLALFSVPEHLRAFLLTFVTMLNGMLVIPFISPVLVGNLGVRPGDIMWIYMAGGVAAFFSSRFVGSWSDRAGRHRVFRIFVLFSVVPILVITHLPELSAHWPLVALVCLFPFFMVAMNGRNVPLQALMTTVPDPRRRGAFLSANAAVQQVGTGLGALLGGLWLHTDAAGHISGYGLNGWLAAGLSLFTWWWVGRVREVPGAPAVRSPA, from the coding sequence ATGACCACTTCTCCTCCTCCCGCGGGCAGCCTGGCCCCGGCGCGCGAGCGGCTCGTGCTGTGGCTGCTGGCGCTGACCCAGTTCACCGTCATCATGGACTTCATGGTCATGATGCCGCTGTCGCCGCAGCTGATGGCGGCGTTTGCCATCAGCCCGGCGCAATTTTCCGGCGTCGTGTCGGCGTACGCGTGGTGCGCGGGCTTGTCCGGCCTGCTGGCCGCCACCTATATCGACCGCTTCGACCGCAAGCGCATGCTGTTGACGGTGTTCTTCCTGTTTAACCTGTCGAACCTGGCCTGCGCGATGGCACCGAATTTCCACGTGCTGGTCCTGTCGCGCGCCTTTGCCGGCCTGACCGGCGGCGTGCTGGGCGCGATCGGCATGGCGATCATCGGCGACCTCATCGCCCCGCAGCGGCGCGGCTACGCGACCGGCATCGTGATGACGTCGTTCTCGATGGCCGCGATCCTGGGCGTGCCGCTGGGCGTGGGCCTGGCGGCCCGCTTCGGCTGGCAATCGCCGTTCTACCTGCTGGTGGCGGCGTCGATGGCGATCTGGTGCCTTGCCGCGTTCGTGCTGCCGCCGCTGACGGCGCACCTCGACCGGCACTCTGCGCCGGCCCGCGCGCTGCCGGAACTGCTGGCGCTGTTCAGCGTGCCGGAGCACCTGCGCGCCTTCCTGCTGACATTCGTGACGATGTTGAACGGCATGCTGGTGATTCCGTTCATCTCGCCGGTCCTGGTCGGCAATCTCGGCGTACGGCCGGGCGACATCATGTGGATCTACATGGCGGGCGGGGTGGCGGCGTTCTTCAGCTCGCGCTTCGTGGGCAGCTGGTCGGACCGTGCCGGCCGGCACCGGGTATTCCGCATTTTCGTGCTGTTCTCGGTGGTGCCGATCCTGGTGATCACGCACCTGCCGGAACTGTCGGCGCACTGGCCGCTGGTCGCCCTGGTGTGCCTGTTCCCGTTCTTCATGGTGGCGATGAATGGCCGCAACGTGCCGCTGCAGGCGCTGATGACGACGGTGCCCGATCCGCGGCGCCGCGGCGCCTTCCTCAGCGCCAACGCGGCCGTGCAGCAGGTCGGCACGGGTCTGGGCGCGCTGCTGGGCGGACTGTGGCTGCACACGGATGCGGCCGGCCACATCAGCGGCTACGGCCTGAACGGCTGGCTGGCCGCCGGCCTGTCGCTGTTTACCTGGTGGTGGGTGGGGCGGGTGCGGGAAGTGCCCGGCGCCCCGGCGGTCAGGAGCCCTGCCTGA
- a CDS encoding PadR family transcriptional regulator, translating to MFHMFHKSRHHGPRSHEHHQHRGGGGHGGGPGGRGPRMFDAGAMRYVVLQLIAEKPRHGYEIIKELESRVGGGYAPSPGAIYPLMAMLYDMGHVSISSEGNKKLHSITPEGQAFLDENRQMVDALMARLAEPHAGNRDSLRSVMHELKAVVIDKGRDPAAPPARADQIAAILRRAADEIRQLA from the coding sequence ATGTTCCACATGTTCCATAAATCCCGGCACCATGGTCCCCGCTCCCACGAACATCACCAGCACCGTGGCGGTGGCGGGCACGGCGGCGGCCCTGGCGGAAGGGGGCCGCGCATGTTCGATGCGGGCGCGATGCGCTATGTCGTGCTGCAGCTGATCGCGGAAAAGCCGCGCCATGGCTATGAAATCATCAAGGAGCTGGAGAGCCGCGTGGGTGGCGGCTATGCGCCGAGCCCGGGGGCGATCTATCCGCTGATGGCGATGCTGTACGACATGGGCCATGTGTCCATCAGCAGCGAAGGCAACAAGAAGCTGCATTCGATCACGCCCGAGGGGCAGGCCTTCCTGGACGAGAACCGGCAAATGGTCGATGCGCTGATGGCGCGCCTTGCCGAGCCGCACGCCGGCAACCGCGACAGCCTGCGCTCGGTGATGCACGAGCTGAAGGCCGTGGTGATCGACAAGGGCCGTGATCCGGCCGCTCCGCCGGCACGCGCCGACCAGATCGCGGCGATCCTGCGCCGGGCGGCCGACGAGATCCGCCAGCTGGCGTAA
- the groES gene encoding co-chaperone GroES — protein sequence MNLRPLHDRVIVKRLDQETKTASGLIIPDAAAEKPDQGEVLAVGNGKVADNGTLRALEVKVGDRVLFGKYSGQAVKVDGEELLVMREEDILAIVNK from the coding sequence ATGAACCTTCGCCCTTTGCACGATCGCGTCATCGTCAAACGCCTGGACCAGGAAACCAAGACCGCATCCGGTCTGATCATCCCTGATGCCGCCGCCGAGAAGCCGGATCAGGGTGAAGTGCTGGCAGTGGGCAACGGCAAGGTTGCCGACAATGGCACGCTGCGCGCACTGGAAGTGAAAGTCGGCGACCGCGTCCTGTTCGGCAAATACTCCGGCCAGGCCGTCAAGGTCGATGGCGAAGAGCTGCTGGTGATGCGCGAAGAAGACATCCTGGCGATCGTCAACAAGTAA
- the lgt gene encoding prolipoprotein diacylglyceryl transferase — protein MLIHPMPDPVALQLGPVAIHWYGLMYVLAFALFIALGRVRIRQPHIAALGWKNHDLDDMLFYGMLGVVLGGRLGEVIFYQPHLFATPLEIFKVWHGGMSFHGGFIGVLVAMWFWARKAKRNLLDVYDFIAPMVPLGYAAGRLGNFINAELPGRPVLDPNLPWAMIWPNVDALPRHPSPIYQMLVDGILVFIILWMFARHARPRLAVGAMYTLLYGCARFFTEYFRTPDWEITVLGLPVTSGQVLSLPMIVAAIAMLVWSYRRNTYSAAPAHA, from the coding sequence ATGCTGATTCACCCGATGCCCGATCCCGTCGCCCTGCAGCTCGGCCCGGTGGCGATCCACTGGTACGGCCTGATGTACGTGCTGGCCTTCGCGCTGTTCATCGCGCTGGGCCGCGTGCGCATCCGGCAGCCGCACATCGCCGCCCTGGGCTGGAAGAACCACGACCTGGACGACATGCTGTTCTACGGCATGCTGGGCGTGGTACTCGGTGGCCGGCTGGGCGAAGTGATCTTCTACCAGCCGCACCTGTTCGCCACGCCGCTGGAAATCTTCAAGGTCTGGCATGGCGGCATGAGCTTCCATGGCGGCTTCATCGGCGTGCTGGTCGCGATGTGGTTCTGGGCGCGCAAGGCGAAGCGCAACCTGCTGGACGTGTACGACTTCATCGCGCCGATGGTGCCGCTCGGGTATGCCGCCGGCCGCCTCGGCAATTTCATCAACGCGGAACTGCCGGGCCGCCCGGTACTCGACCCGAACCTGCCCTGGGCGATGATCTGGCCGAACGTGGATGCGCTGCCGCGCCATCCGTCGCCGATCTACCAGATGCTGGTGGACGGCATCCTCGTGTTCATCATCCTGTGGATGTTCGCGCGCCATGCCCGCCCGCGCCTCGCGGTGGGCGCCATGTATACGCTGCTGTATGGCTGCGCGCGCTTCTTCACCGAGTACTTCCGCACGCCGGACTGGGAAATCACCGTGCTGGGTTTGCCGGTCACGTCGGGCCAGGTGCTGTCGCTGCCGATGATCGTGGCCGCCATCGCGATGCTGGTGTGGTCGTACCGGCGCAATACCTACAGCGCGGCGCCGGCGCACGCGTAG
- a CDS encoding EVE domain-containing protein yields the protein MPKQYWLMKSEPDDVSFDDVLASKNQTTSWYGVRNYQARNFIRDAMRVGDGVLFYHSSCAVPGIAGIAEIASMPYPDATQFDPASPYYDAKATQENPRWTGIDVRAVKQGRYVELKELRSHPELENMRLLAKGSRLSVMPVEADEWRFILKLIG from the coding sequence ATGCCGAAACAGTACTGGCTGATGAAGTCCGAACCCGACGACGTCAGTTTCGACGACGTGCTCGCATCGAAGAACCAGACCACGTCCTGGTACGGTGTGCGCAATTACCAGGCCCGCAACTTCATCCGCGACGCCATGCGGGTCGGCGACGGCGTGCTGTTCTATCACTCCAGTTGCGCGGTGCCGGGTATCGCGGGCATCGCCGAAATCGCCAGCATGCCGTATCCGGATGCCACGCAGTTCGATCCGGCCAGCCCGTACTACGACGCCAAGGCCACGCAGGAAAACCCGCGCTGGACCGGCATCGACGTCAGGGCCGTGAAGCAGGGGCGGTACGTGGAGCTGAAGGAGTTGCGCAGCCACCCCGAGCTGGAGAACATGCGCCTGCTGGCCAAGGGCAGCAGGCTGTCCGTGATGCCGGTGGAAGCGGACGAGTGGCGCTTCATACTGAAGCTGATCGGCTGA
- a CDS encoding glutathione S-transferase family protein — protein sequence MYTLYYSPGAASLAVHAAIHETGADHQLVNVDLDVPRTDDYLRLNPQGTVPTLLIDGVAHRESAALLMLLAERHPEANLAPAPGAPGRAEWLQWTVALATSLGGPFRHWFYPQDLGRDTHDEASRAPVRRTLEAGFERIASHLAAHGPYLLGEQFSSADYQLCMYMRWSRAMPKPATEWPELDRLARLVIARPAWRSAVAMEKLRGWQLDGDQ from the coding sequence ATGTACACGCTGTATTACTCCCCCGGCGCGGCCAGCCTGGCCGTGCATGCCGCGATCCACGAGACCGGCGCGGACCATCAGCTGGTCAACGTCGACCTGGACGTGCCGCGCACCGACGACTACCTGCGCCTGAACCCGCAGGGCACCGTGCCCACGCTGCTCATCGACGGCGTCGCCCACCGCGAATCGGCCGCGCTGCTGATGCTGCTGGCCGAGCGCCACCCCGAAGCGAACCTGGCCCCCGCCCCCGGTGCGCCGGGCCGCGCCGAATGGCTGCAATGGACGGTAGCGCTGGCCACCTCGCTGGGCGGGCCGTTCAGGCACTGGTTCTACCCGCAGGACCTGGGCCGCGATACGCATGACGAGGCCAGCCGGGCGCCGGTGCGCCGCACGCTCGAAGCCGGATTCGAACGCATCGCGTCGCACCTGGCGGCGCATGGCCCCTATCTGCTGGGTGAGCAGTTCAGCTCGGCCGACTACCAGCTGTGCATGTACATGCGCTGGTCGCGCGCCATGCCGAAACCCGCCACGGAATGGCCGGAACTGGACCGGCTGGCGCGGCTGGTCATCGCCCGCCCCGCATGGCGCAGCGCGGTCGCGATGGAAAAATTGCGCGGCTGGCAGCTTGATGGCGACCAGTGA
- a CDS encoding thiamine pyrophosphate-requiring protein, translating to MADTVGDFLLQRLGEWGVRRVFGYPGDGINGIMGAFGRQETIEFIQVRHEEMAAFMATAHAKFTGEVGVCLATSGPGAVHLLNGLYDAKLDHQGVVAIVGQQKRMSMGSDYQQEVDLQALFKDVAHEYVHMATDPAQVRHLIDRAFRIAKEERAVTCLIFPNDVQELAAVPKPPREHGTVVSGIGALTRSHVPPQAALQQAARILNEGKKVAILAGAGALHATDELIEVADILGAGIAKALLGKAAVPDDLPFVTGTIGLLGTKPSHDMMNDCDTLLMVGSNFPYSEHLPKEGQARGVQIDIDARRASVRYPMEFNLIGDSRETLRALIPLLQRKTERQWQDDIRANVERWWRVLEGRAMNEANPINPQRVFWELSPRLPDDCIIVGDSGSATNWYARDVKIRRGMMTSVSGGLSTMGCAVPYAIAAKFAHPERHVIALVGDGAMQMNGINGLITIAKYWQRWGNGKLVVMVLNNQDLNLVTWEERVMGANPKFEASQVMPDFPYAQYAELVGLKGIRIDSADAVAAGWEAALASDRPCVLEMVTDPHVPPLPPDVPAKQAAAYFKALLKGDPDALATVRASIKETWEGWFPPKKD from the coding sequence ATGGCAGATACGGTGGGCGACTTCCTCTTGCAACGCCTCGGCGAATGGGGCGTGCGGCGCGTGTTCGGCTATCCCGGCGACGGCATCAACGGCATCATGGGTGCGTTCGGCCGCCAGGAAACGATCGAATTCATCCAGGTACGGCACGAGGAGATGGCCGCCTTCATGGCCACCGCGCACGCCAAGTTCACCGGCGAAGTGGGCGTGTGCCTGGCCACCTCCGGCCCCGGCGCCGTGCACCTGCTCAATGGCCTGTACGACGCCAAGCTCGATCACCAGGGCGTGGTGGCCATCGTCGGCCAGCAAAAACGCATGTCGATGGGCAGCGACTACCAGCAGGAAGTCGACCTGCAGGCGCTGTTCAAGGACGTCGCCCATGAATACGTGCACATGGCCACCGACCCGGCCCAGGTGCGCCACCTGATCGACCGGGCCTTCCGCATCGCCAAGGAAGAACGCGCCGTTACCTGCCTGATCTTCCCGAACGACGTGCAGGAGCTGGCCGCGGTTCCGAAGCCGCCGCGCGAGCACGGCACCGTGGTCTCGGGCATCGGCGCCCTGACCCGCAGCCACGTGCCGCCGCAGGCCGCGCTGCAGCAGGCCGCGCGCATCCTCAACGAAGGAAAGAAAGTCGCGATCCTGGCCGGCGCCGGCGCCCTGCATGCCACCGACGAGCTGATCGAAGTGGCCGACATCCTCGGCGCCGGCATCGCCAAGGCGCTGCTGGGCAAGGCCGCGGTGCCGGACGACCTGCCTTTCGTCACCGGCACCATCGGCCTGCTCGGCACCAAGCCCAGCCACGACATGATGAACGACTGCGACACGCTGCTGATGGTGGGCTCGAACTTCCCTTACAGCGAGCACCTGCCGAAGGAAGGCCAGGCGCGCGGCGTGCAGATCGACATCGACGCGCGCCGCGCCAGCGTGCGCTACCCGATGGAATTCAACCTGATCGGCGATTCCCGCGAAACGCTGCGCGCGCTGATCCCGCTGTTGCAGCGCAAGACCGAGCGCCAGTGGCAGGACGACATCCGCGCCAACGTCGAGCGCTGGTGGCGCGTGCTGGAAGGCCGCGCGATGAACGAAGCCAATCCGATCAACCCGCAGCGGGTATTCTGGGAACTGTCGCCGCGGCTGCCGGACGACTGCATCATCGTCGGCGATTCCGGCTCGGCCACCAACTGGTACGCGCGCGACGTCAAGATCCGGCGCGGCATGATGACCAGCGTCTCCGGCGGCCTGTCCACGATGGGCTGCGCGGTGCCGTATGCGATCGCCGCCAAGTTCGCCCACCCGGAGCGCCACGTGATCGCGCTGGTCGGCGATGGCGCCATGCAGATGAACGGCATCAATGGCCTGATCACGATCGCCAAGTACTGGCAGCGCTGGGGCAACGGCAAGCTGGTCGTCATGGTGCTCAACAACCAGGACCTGAACCTGGTCACCTGGGAAGAGCGCGTGATGGGGGCCAACCCGAAATTCGAAGCGTCGCAGGTCATGCCCGATTTCCCGTACGCGCAATACGCCGAGCTGGTGGGCCTGAAAGGCATCCGCATCGACAGCGCGGACGCCGTGGCCGCCGGCTGGGAAGCGGCGCTGGCATCGGACCGGCCGTGCGTGCTGGAGATGGTGACCGATCCGCACGTGCCGCCGCTGCCGCCGGACGTGCCGGCCAAGCAGGCCGCCGCCTACTTCAAGGCCCTGCTGAAGGGCGACCCGGACGCGCTGGCCACCGTGCGCGCCAGCATCAAGGAAACCTGGGAGGGATGGTTCCCGCCGAAGAAAGATTGA
- a CDS encoding cell division protein ZapA codes for MSNVDVNILGSSYRLVCKDGEERALREAAALLDKKMTTIRDTGKVKGNDRIAVMAALSMAAEFLTAKAPAGPLSEISLLEVQHKIAAMHRVLDGALTPQENLF; via the coding sequence ATGAGCAACGTGGACGTCAATATCCTGGGTTCGTCGTACCGCCTGGTCTGCAAGGACGGCGAGGAACGCGCATTGCGCGAAGCGGCGGCCCTGCTGGACAAGAAAATGACTACCATCCGCGACACGGGCAAGGTGAAGGGCAACGACCGTATCGCCGTGATGGCGGCGCTGTCGATGGCCGCCGAATTCCTGACGGCCAAGGCGCCGGCCGGCCCGCTGTCGGAGATCTCGCTGCTGGAAGTCCAGCACAAGATCGCCGCGATGCACCGGGTGCTCGACGGCGCGCTGACCCCGCAGGAAAATCTCTTCTGA